One window of the Marmota flaviventris isolate mMarFla1 chromosome 2, mMarFla1.hap1, whole genome shotgun sequence genome contains the following:
- the Defb125 gene encoding beta-defensin 125, with product MRFLMPTFLVCGLLIQVTTGGLSQPRCWKNNIGYCRSRCLDDERYIILCKNKLSCCIPIVFPSEFTRKPQPPLIRIEDITSDLGDWDTSPNSPVTKINDQFTFHDNLSLVFEKSTVDTSGTIQPMTTPMQLPFAAAD from the exons ATGCGCTTCCTGATGCCCACCTTCCTTGTGTGTGGATTGCTCATTCAGGTGACCACAG GCGGCTTGTCTCAACCAAGATGCTGGAAGAATAATATTGGATACTGCAGATCACGATGTTTAGATGACGAGAGGTACATAATTCTTTGTAAGAACAAGCTCTCATGCTGCATTCCCATAGTGTTCCCCTCAGAATTCACTCGAAAGCCGCAGCCTCCCTTGATCCGTATAGAGGACATCACATCTGATTTAGGGGATTGGGACACTTCTCCCAATTCTCCAGTAACGAAAATTAATGATCAGTTCACATTTCATGACAATCTGTCTCTAGTCTTCGAAAAATCTACAGTTGATACTTCTGGTACCATCCAGCCCATGACCACACCCATGCAGCTACCTTTCGCTGCAGCTGACTGA